In one Burkholderiales bacterium GJ-E10 genomic region, the following are encoded:
- a CDS encoding phosphoribulokinase has protein sequence MSTKHPIIAITGSSGAGTTSVTRSFQRIFRRESLKAAVIEGDSFHRYDRKGMRVAMAEAEKAGNHHFSHFGPEANLLEELENTFREYGETGNGRTRKYLHDAEEAAPYGQEPGTFTAWERFQEDTDLLFYEGLHGGAVTEKVNVARHPDLLVGVVPVINLEWIQKIHRDKAQRGYSTEAVTDVILRRMHDYVHYICPQFNRTHVNFQRVPTVDTSNPFIAREIPTPDESLVVIRFAQPKGIDFPYLLNMLHDSFMSRPNTIVAPAGKMELAMQLIFTPFIWRMVERRKKALGR, from the coding sequence ATGTCCACCAAGCATCCGATCATCGCGATCACCGGCTCCTCCGGGGCCGGGACGACGTCGGTGACGCGTTCGTTCCAACGGATTTTCCGTCGCGAAAGCCTCAAGGCGGCCGTGATCGAGGGCGACAGCTTTCACCGCTACGACCGCAAGGGAATGCGGGTTGCCATGGCCGAGGCGGAGAAGGCGGGAAATCACCATTTCAGCCATTTCGGGCCCGAGGCAAACCTGCTGGAGGAACTCGAGAACACGTTCCGTGAGTACGGTGAAACGGGCAACGGCCGTACCCGCAAGTACCTGCATGATGCGGAAGAGGCGGCCCCCTATGGTCAGGAGCCGGGCACGTTCACGGCCTGGGAACGTTTCCAGGAAGATACCGACCTGCTGTTCTACGAAGGCCTGCACGGCGGAGCGGTGACCGAAAAGGTGAACGTCGCGCGTCATCCCGACCTGCTGGTCGGGGTCGTACCGGTGATCAACTTGGAGTGGATCCAGAAGATCCATCGCGACAAGGCGCAGCGCGGTTATTCGACCGAGGCCGTGACCGACGTCATCCTGCGCCGGATGCACGACTATGTGCATTACATCTGCCCGCAGTTCAACCGCACGCACGTCAATTTCCAGCGCGTGCCCACGGTCGACACGTCCAATCCCTTCATCGCGCGCGAGATCCCGACCCCCGACGAGAGCCTCGTCGTGATCCGGTTCGCGCAGCCGAAGGGGATCGATTTCCCGTACTTGTTGAACATGCTGCACGACTCCTTCATGTCGCGCCCGAACACCATCGTGGCCCCCGCCGGCAAGATGGAACTGGCGATGCAGTTGATTTTCACGCCATTCATCTGGCGCATGGTCGAGCGGCGCAAGAAGGCGCTCGGGCGCTGA
- a CDS encoding sensory box protein, with the protein MTQRKDAVAKDYEILQLFITSAPAAIAMFDSAMHYLAASPRWIGDYRLEGMDIIGRSHYEIFPEIPESWKQVHRRALLGETATAREDRFDRIDGTTQWLNWEVRPWYRKPNKIGGIIIFTEDTTNSRATEHALKRKVQELEMLMDVVPAAVWIAADPECKVITGNRLANQIFDASKDENVSPTAVPDKRHIYAPDGRKLPAEELPMQLAIATNREVSDTELKIEMPSGRLITILGNAVPLRDEKGFAIGSIAAFQDISQRKQAESLAQESTRRYKSLFDNMLNGIAYCRMLFEDGMPVDFIYLDVNKAFEEQTGLRNVVGRKATELIPGIREQSPDLLERYGRVAKGRGPERFETYVAPLQDWFTVFAYSAEADHFVAVFDVITEQKRREEKVTEYVQQLELAMQGTLLAIANMVEQRDPYTAGHERRVGVIAGDMAREMGWDERKCEELQMVGLVHDIGKISIPAEILSKPGPLTPVEYEIVKQHVNRGYEILKGVHFSLPIAEIIRQHHERMDGSGYPMGLRGKAICPEARILAVADVVEAISSHRPYRPALGLQVAVQEVNDHRGKLYDPDVVDAFLRLVNEKRYQLS; encoded by the coding sequence ATGACCCAGCGCAAGGACGCCGTCGCCAAAGACTACGAAATTCTGCAGCTGTTCATCACAAGTGCGCCGGCGGCCATCGCGATGTTCGACAGCGCGATGCATTACCTGGCGGCAAGCCCACGCTGGATCGGGGATTATCGCCTTGAGGGAATGGACATAATCGGTCGGTCGCACTACGAGATATTCCCGGAAATTCCGGAATCATGGAAGCAGGTGCACCGCCGAGCGCTGCTGGGAGAAACAGCCACCGCACGAGAGGACCGATTCGACCGGATCGATGGAACCACCCAGTGGCTGAATTGGGAAGTAAGACCCTGGTACCGGAAACCGAACAAAATCGGCGGAATCATCATTTTCACGGAAGACACCACGAACTCCAGGGCGACTGAGCATGCGCTAAAGCGCAAGGTCCAGGAGTTGGAAATGCTGATGGATGTCGTTCCTGCAGCGGTATGGATCGCAGCCGATCCCGAATGCAAGGTCATTACGGGAAATAGACTGGCGAATCAGATCTTCGACGCATCCAAAGATGAGAATGTGTCGCCAACCGCGGTTCCCGACAAAAGACATATCTACGCTCCGGATGGCCGCAAGCTTCCTGCAGAGGAGCTTCCGATGCAGCTTGCGATTGCGACAAACCGGGAGGTCAGCGACACAGAGTTGAAGATCGAGATGCCCTCCGGCCGGCTTATCACGATTCTGGGAAACGCCGTTCCGCTAAGGGATGAGAAGGGCTTCGCGATCGGAAGTATTGCGGCGTTTCAAGACATCTCACAACGCAAACAAGCGGAAAGCTTGGCGCAGGAAAGCACAAGGCGTTACAAGTCGCTCTTCGACAACATGCTGAACGGCATTGCCTATTGCCGGATGTTGTTCGAGGACGGCATGCCCGTCGATTTCATATATCTGGATGTGAACAAGGCGTTCGAGGAGCAGACCGGTTTACGCAACGTAGTAGGACGGAAGGCCACCGAGTTGATACCTGGGATCCGGGAACAGAGCCCGGATTTGCTTGAGCGGTATGGCCGCGTTGCCAAGGGCCGCGGGCCGGAGCGTTTTGAAACCTATGTCGCGCCGCTGCAGGATTGGTTCACCGTTTTCGCGTACAGCGCAGAAGCGGATCATTTCGTCGCTGTGTTCGATGTGATCACGGAACAAAAGCGCCGCGAGGAAAAAGTCACGGAATATGTGCAGCAACTCGAACTCGCAATGCAGGGAACCCTCCTTGCCATCGCCAATATGGTCGAGCAGCGTGATCCCTATACGGCTGGGCACGAGCGCAGAGTTGGCGTGATTGCCGGGGACATGGCACGCGAGATGGGATGGGATGAACGGAAGTGCGAGGAATTGCAGATGGTCGGACTAGTACACGACATCGGCAAGATAAGCATACCCGCCGAGATTCTTTCCAAACCGGGTCCCCTGACCCCGGTCGAATACGAAATCGTCAAACAGCATGTCAATCGCGGATACGAAATCCTCAAGGGCGTGCATTTCTCGCTACCGATCGCCGAAATCATCCGCCAGCATCACGAACGCATGGACGGCAGCGGCTATCCCATGGGACTGCGAGGGAAGGCGATCTGTCCCGAGGCGAGAATCCTTGCGGTTGCGGATGTGGTGGAAGCGATCTCCTCGCACAGGCCCTATCGCCCGGCTCTGGGCTTGCAGGTTGCCGTGCAGGAAGTCAACGATCACAGAGGCAAACTCTATGATCCCGATGTGGTGGATGCATTTCTGAGATTGGTCAACGAAAAACGTTATCAACTGAGTTAG
- a CDS encoding uncharacterized protein (Precursor), translated as MLRNARFAIALAAAIGAAGSAPAFAAPEHFVLDPAHTYPSFSITHLGFSVMRGEFTATSGTLVYDEQTHTGSVSARIDAASIFTGFTKRDEHLRSKTFFDVARFPALRFRSATFHLVPGKSVPVQGKLTMLGVTKPVTLHVEPTRCGMRMDKHYVCGAIITGSIKRSDWGLNAYVPFVGDDVTMQIEAEAIRQ; from the coding sequence ATGCTTCGCAACGCGCGCTTTGCCATCGCCCTTGCCGCCGCAATCGGTGCCGCGGGTTCTGCTCCCGCCTTCGCGGCACCGGAACACTTCGTGCTGGATCCGGCCCACACCTATCCGAGCTTTTCGATCACCCACCTCGGGTTTTCCGTGATGCGGGGCGAGTTCACGGCAACGAGCGGAACCCTGGTCTACGACGAGCAGACCCACACCGGGTCGGTGTCGGCCCGGATCGATGCCGCGTCCATCTTTACCGGGTTCACCAAGCGTGACGAGCACCTGCGCAGCAAGACGTTCTTCGACGTGGCCAGGTTTCCGGCGTTGCGGTTCCGGTCGGCAACCTTCCACCTCGTGCCGGGCAAGTCGGTGCCGGTCCAGGGCAAGCTGACGATGCTGGGCGTGACCAAGCCGGTGACCCTGCATGTGGAGCCGACGCGTTGTGGAATGCGGATGGACAAGCATTACGTGTGTGGGGCTATCATTACGGGGTCGATCAAGCGTTCGGACTGGGGGCTCAATGCCTACGTCCCGTTCGTGGGCGACGACGTGACGATGCAGATCGAGGCGGAGGCGATCCGTCAGTAG
- a CDS encoding transketolase, protein MTHTNQEVLAANALRMLAVDAVQKANSGHPGMPMGMAEIAVALWGRHLQHNPANPSWFNRDRFVLSNGHGSMLLYSLLHLSGYDLPMEELKRFRQLHSKAPGHPEVGMTPGVETTTGPLGQGVANAVGMAMAERILAQRFNKPDATLVDHHTYVFLGDGCLMEGVSHEACSLAGTLKLNKLICLYDDNGISIDGKVEGWFSDDTLGRFRAYGWNAERVDGHDVNAVSDAIARARKSDKPTMIACRTIIGKGSPDKAGTAGVHGAALGVEGVAKAREALHWPYAPFEIPSEAYSFFDARARGQSAEGAWNEKLAAYRKAYPEDAAEFDRWVSGKLPAAFSAKFGAYIEETIAKGEKLATRQASQRAIAVLAAALPELVGGSADLTESNLTHWKEAVSFTPDRPGNYLHYGVREFGMSAAVNGMALHGGLIPFGSTFLVFSDYARNAIRMSALMHQRVIYVFTHDSIGLGEDGPTHQPIEHVASLRMIPNVQVWRPCDVTEAAIAWRHGIERTNGPTVLALTRQALPAMVRNDALAAGAARGGYVLHEPSGKAQVALLATGSEVSIAMDAAKALEAEGIAARVVSMPCLEVFEQQDAAYRKSVLGEGLPRVAVEAGVSNPWYRYVGENGRIVGIDRFGESAPAGELFKYFGLTADRVAAEARALLGK, encoded by the coding sequence ATGACGCATACCAATCAAGAGGTTCTGGCCGCGAACGCATTGCGGATGCTGGCGGTCGACGCCGTGCAGAAGGCCAATTCGGGCCATCCCGGCATGCCGATGGGCATGGCCGAGATCGCCGTCGCGTTGTGGGGGCGCCACCTCCAGCACAATCCGGCCAATCCGTCCTGGTTCAATCGCGACCGTTTCGTGCTGTCGAACGGCCACGGTTCGATGCTGCTGTACTCGTTGCTGCACCTGAGCGGCTACGATCTGCCGATGGAAGAGCTCAAGCGCTTCCGCCAGTTGCATTCCAAGGCGCCGGGCCATCCCGAAGTAGGCATGACTCCCGGGGTCGAGACGACCACCGGCCCGCTGGGGCAGGGCGTTGCCAATGCCGTCGGCATGGCGATGGCCGAGCGGATCCTCGCGCAGCGCTTCAACAAGCCGGACGCGACGCTGGTCGACCACCATACCTACGTGTTCCTGGGCGATGGTTGCCTGATGGAGGGGGTGTCGCACGAGGCGTGCAGCCTCGCGGGCACGCTCAAGCTCAACAAGCTGATCTGCCTGTACGACGATAACGGCATTTCGATCGACGGCAAGGTCGAAGGCTGGTTCTCCGACGACACGCTGGGCCGCTTCCGGGCCTACGGCTGGAACGCCGAGCGCGTCGACGGCCATGACGTCAACGCGGTGTCGGACGCCATCGCGCGGGCGCGCAAGTCGGACAAGCCGACGATGATCGCCTGCCGTACCATCATCGGCAAGGGCAGTCCGGACAAGGCCGGCACCGCCGGGGTCCATGGCGCCGCACTCGGTGTCGAAGGCGTTGCCAAGGCGCGGGAAGCGCTGCATTGGCCCTACGCGCCGTTCGAGATCCCGTCCGAGGCGTATTCGTTCTTCGATGCCCGCGCACGCGGCCAGAGCGCCGAAGGCGCCTGGAACGAGAAGCTGGCGGCGTACCGCAAGGCGTATCCCGAGGATGCGGCCGAATTCGATCGCTGGGTTTCGGGCAAGCTGCCGGCGGCCTTTTCCGCCAAGTTCGGCGCGTATATCGAAGAGACGATCGCCAAGGGCGAGAAGCTGGCTACCCGCCAGGCCTCGCAGCGCGCCATCGCCGTGCTGGCGGCGGCACTGCCCGAACTCGTGGGCGGTTCGGCCGACCTGACCGAGTCCAATCTGACGCACTGGAAGGAAGCGGTTTCGTTCACGCCCGATCGGCCGGGCAACTATCTGCACTATGGTGTGCGCGAGTTCGGCATGTCGGCGGCGGTCAACGGCATGGCCCTGCACGGCGGCCTGATCCCCTTCGGATCGACCTTCCTCGTGTTCTCCGATTACGCGCGCAACGCGATCCGCATGAGCGCGCTGATGCATCAGCGCGTCATCTATGTCTTCACCCACGACTCCATCGGCCTGGGCGAAGACGGCCCCACGCACCAGCCGATCGAACATGTCGCCAGCCTGCGGATGATCCCGAACGTGCAGGTGTGGCGTCCGTGCGACGTGACGGAAGCGGCGATCGCGTGGCGTCACGGTATCGAGCGGACCAACGGTCCGACGGTTCTGGCCTTGACCCGCCAGGCCCTGCCGGCGATGGTGCGCAACGATGCCCTGGCGGCCGGCGCGGCCCGTGGCGGCTACGTGCTGCATGAGCCGTCGGGCAAGGCGCAGGTCGCGCTGCTTGCCACTGGTTCCGAGGTGTCGATCGCAATGGACGCCGCCAAGGCGCTGGAGGCCGAAGGCATTGCCGCCCGGGTGGTTTCGATGCCCTGCCTCGAGGTCTTCGAGCAGCAGGACGCGGCATACCGCAAGAGCGTGCTGGGCGAGGGCCTGCCGCGCGTTGCGGTCGAGGCGGGTGTCAGCAATCCGTGGTACCGCTACGTCGGCGAGAACGGCCGCATCGTCGGGATCGACCGGTTCGGCGAATCGGCGCCGGCAGGCGAACTGTTCAAGTACTTCGGTCTGACCGCGGATCGCGTCGCCGCCGAGGCGCGCGCGCTGCTCGGCAAGTAA
- a CDS encoding LuxR family transcriptional regulator, giving the protein MRRSRFPAFSCQGECKMRIFKNGLPHAVSPPSAAGAGQPALTARETECLRWTAEGKTAWEVGRILQISERTANWHLQAASHKLGCANKIQAVVKAIRIGLLG; this is encoded by the coding sequence GTGCGGCGCTCCCGGTTCCCGGCGTTCTCTTGCCAGGGCGAATGCAAGATGCGTATCTTCAAGAACGGATTGCCGCATGCGGTTTCTCCCCCCTCCGCGGCCGGCGCGGGGCAGCCGGCCTTGACCGCGCGGGAAACGGAGTGTCTGCGCTGGACGGCCGAAGGCAAGACGGCCTGGGAGGTGGGGCGCATCCTGCAGATCTCCGAGCGAACCGCCAACTGGCACTTGCAGGCGGCCAGCCACAAGCTCGGGTGCGCGAACAAGATCCAGGCGGTCGTGAAGGCGATCCGGATCGGGCTTTTGGGTTGA
- a CDS encoding glycerol-3-phosphate dehydrogenase [NAD(P)+]: MKPIQSDPTPVPHVPAPEPSGADGSRQPAARFRFPGWRRFLLVAGPGVVVMLADTDAGSVITAAQSGASWGYRLLALQFLLIPILYVVQELTVRLGVLTGKGHGALIQEHYGRGWAWVSVGTLIVACIGALLSELSGLAGVGQLFGVPVSWTMGIVFVGLSLMVVRGSYLTVERIAMAIGSFEVVFLVVAWMAHPGLPDMVRGSMSIPWHSPDYQYLVAANIGAVLMPWMVFFQQSSVVEKGLRAEDLRAARWDTALGAVATQVIMAAVLVATAAGLGTAAKGAALDNVPQIAQAFTRALGPMVGRVLFGLGLTGSALVATIVVTLTAARALAEALGADHRLDRTLRQAPWFYGVYMLALGAAAIVVASGVDLVRVSVGVQVMNALLLPVVLGFLYLLARRLPSAVRLRGAYEKAVLLIIVLTTGLGVYSAIAGMF; encoded by the coding sequence TTGAAACCGATCCAGAGCGACCCTACCCCCGTCCCCCACGTTCCCGCGCCGGAGCCATCCGGCGCCGATGGATCTCGACAGCCTGCTGCGCGGTTCCGGTTCCCGGGCTGGCGCCGTTTCCTGCTGGTTGCCGGACCCGGCGTGGTGGTGATGCTGGCCGACACCGATGCGGGCAGCGTCATCACGGCCGCGCAGAGCGGGGCATCCTGGGGATACCGGTTGCTCGCCCTGCAGTTCCTGTTGATCCCCATTCTCTACGTGGTGCAGGAGTTGACGGTGCGCCTGGGGGTGCTGACCGGCAAGGGGCACGGCGCGCTCATCCAGGAACACTATGGCCGCGGTTGGGCCTGGGTTTCGGTCGGTACGCTCATCGTCGCCTGCATCGGCGCACTGTTGAGCGAACTGAGCGGACTGGCTGGCGTCGGACAGCTGTTCGGGGTTCCGGTTTCCTGGACGATGGGGATCGTCTTCGTCGGCTTGAGCCTCATGGTGGTTCGGGGCTCCTACCTGACGGTGGAGCGCATCGCCATGGCGATCGGCTCATTTGAGGTCGTCTTTCTGGTGGTGGCATGGATGGCCCATCCCGGGCTGCCGGACATGGTTCGCGGATCGATGTCGATTCCCTGGCATAGCCCGGATTATCAGTACCTGGTGGCGGCCAACATCGGCGCGGTGCTCATGCCGTGGATGGTGTTCTTCCAGCAGTCTTCCGTGGTCGAGAAAGGGCTGCGGGCGGAGGATCTCCGCGCGGCCCGCTGGGATACCGCCTTGGGCGCGGTGGCAACCCAGGTGATCATGGCGGCGGTGCTGGTCGCGACGGCGGCGGGCCTGGGCACCGCGGCCAAGGGGGCGGCGCTCGACAACGTACCGCAGATCGCGCAGGCGTTCACGCGCGCCTTGGGGCCGATGGTGGGCCGGGTGCTGTTCGGGCTGGGGCTGACCGGTTCCGCGTTGGTTGCGACGATCGTCGTCACCCTGACGGCGGCCCGTGCCTTGGCCGAGGCGCTGGGAGCGGACCACCGGCTCGATCGGACTCTGCGCCAGGCGCCGTGGTTTTATGGGGTCTACATGCTGGCGCTGGGGGCGGCGGCGATCGTCGTCGCATCCGGCGTCGACCTGGTGCGGGTGAGCGTCGGGGTGCAGGTCATGAATGCGCTGCTGTTGCCGGTGGTGCTCGGGTTTTTGTATCTCCTGGCGCGGCGCCTTCCGTCCGCGGTGCGCTTGCGGGGGGCTTACGAGAAAGCGGTGCTGCTGATCATCGTCTTGACGACGGGGCTGGGGGTGTACTCCGCGATCGCCGGCATGTTCTGA
- a CDS encoding fructose-1,6-/sedoheptulose-1,7-bisphosphatase, whose translation MLEKKITLTQFLIEERRRFPQASGAFNSILLNIALACKAISRKVAYGALSGIHGAVGNTNVQGESQQKLDVLADDTFLHCLQWSGHARGLLSEERDEPWINETEGEGEYLVAFDPLDGSSNIDVNVSVGSIFSILRAPEGGRRAKIEDFLRPGSEQVAAGYAVYGPTTMLVLTVGRGVQGFTLDPELGEFVLTHPQMTIPAATKEFAINASNSRFWEAPVRAYIEECLAGVNGPRGKDFNMRWVASLVAEAHRILTRGGVFLYPRDTKDLKKPGRLRLLYEANPIGMLIEQAGGRASTGYGPMLAVQPESTHQRIGFVFGSREEVERIERYHAETPAAAGGSDTPLFNARGLFRE comes from the coding sequence ATGTTGGAAAAGAAAATCACCTTGACGCAGTTCCTGATCGAAGAGCGGCGGCGTTTTCCGCAGGCTTCGGGTGCATTCAACAGCATCCTGCTCAATATTGCGCTGGCATGCAAGGCGATTTCGCGCAAGGTTGCCTATGGCGCGTTGAGCGGCATCCATGGCGCGGTGGGCAACACCAATGTCCAGGGCGAATCCCAGCAGAAGCTCGACGTCCTCGCCGACGACACCTTCCTGCACTGCCTGCAGTGGAGCGGCCATGCCCGCGGCCTGCTCTCCGAGGAGCGGGACGAGCCGTGGATCAATGAAACCGAAGGCGAGGGTGAGTACCTCGTCGCCTTCGATCCGCTTGACGGTTCTTCGAATATCGACGTGAACGTTTCGGTCGGCAGCATCTTTTCGATCCTGCGTGCGCCGGAAGGCGGACGGCGGGCGAAGATCGAGGACTTCCTGCGCCCCGGTTCGGAGCAGGTCGCCGCCGGCTACGCCGTCTATGGCCCGACGACGATGCTCGTGCTGACCGTGGGGCGGGGCGTGCAGGGCTTCACGCTCGATCCGGAACTGGGCGAATTCGTGCTCACGCATCCGCAGATGACGATTCCCGCGGCGACCAAGGAATTCGCGATCAACGCGTCGAACAGCCGCTTCTGGGAGGCGCCCGTCCGCGCATACATCGAGGAATGCCTGGCCGGGGTCAACGGCCCGCGCGGCAAGGACTTCAACATGCGCTGGGTCGCTTCGCTGGTGGCGGAGGCGCATCGCATCCTGACCCGCGGCGGCGTGTTCCTGTATCCGCGCGACACCAAGGATCTGAAGAAACCCGGCCGTCTGCGCCTGCTGTACGAGGCCAACCCGATCGGCATGCTGATCGAGCAGGCGGGCGGCCGTGCGAGCACGGGGTACGGCCCGATGCTCGCGGTGCAACCGGAATCGACGCACCAGCGCATCGGTTTCGTATTCGGATCGCGCGAAGAAGTCGAGCGCATCGAGCGCTACCACGCCGAGACGCCGGCGGCGGCGGGTGGGAGCGACACGCCGCTCTTCAACGCGCGCGGGCTGTTCCGCGAGTAA
- a CDS encoding pseudoazurin (Blue copper protein), whose protein sequence is MKPRKIVLFAAAMLACGLFVQPATADAKEITVKMVTRAPDGKMLVFDPMFVKADVGDTVIFEPMDKAGHTSVSVLVPNGVASWTGQPNQKVAVKLTKEGIYLVKCQLHENVGMVGVVEAGKPVNLAQAKAAAAKEEATMVLHKDRFDKLLAMVK, encoded by the coding sequence ATGAAACCGCGCAAGATCGTGCTGTTTGCCGCGGCGATGCTCGCGTGTGGGCTGTTCGTCCAGCCCGCCACAGCCGACGCCAAGGAAATCACCGTCAAGATGGTGACGCGCGCACCCGATGGGAAAATGCTGGTGTTCGACCCGATGTTCGTCAAGGCCGATGTCGGCGACACGGTGATCTTCGAACCGATGGACAAGGCGGGACACACGAGCGTGTCGGTGCTCGTCCCCAACGGGGTCGCATCGTGGACCGGTCAGCCCAACCAGAAGGTTGCCGTGAAGCTGACCAAGGAAGGGATCTACCTCGTGAAGTGCCAACTGCACGAGAACGTCGGCATGGTCGGCGTGGTGGAGGCCGGAAAACCGGTGAACCTAGCCCAAGCCAAGGCGGCAGCCGCCAAGGAAGAAGCGACGATGGTCCTTCACAAGGACCGATTCGACAAGCTGCTGGCGATGGTGAAGTAG
- a CDS encoding putative uncharacterized protein (Precursor), with the protein MSAALVVFAGMLGACSSSSNNVAPTSVRLVNATTTAGATTPVLDLSLSGTPAVTGVAVGTASAYSSQNPSTYAASVTDETGTLSSGTPLTVNLGTGENYTVVAYTLGTTVAMGYLTDNLGIPSSGQSTLAFANFSTDAGPLDVYVLPQNTASVPSGVNPVFGSVTGQSLPVTEPAGVYTIIATKPNSPTDVRFINESVNLVGGQAEVMAFTPTLGGGLVNGMLIVQGGNPTTMAMAYARVRIAAEVPTSGTQVSAMVGTTPVTASNSPYIGPYTLVPSGGTVTSVTSGATSVTPPTTTLAEGGDYTLVVYGSTLTASLFADDNQYPGNGVATIRVVNAAPTSGQVNLYLNSAFTVSATYATAAAASAYVGIAPSTSEPISLVGATAVTLPSTTANFVAGSVYSVFVYETTSGTAGFLVEDR; encoded by the coding sequence TTGTCCGCCGCGCTGGTGGTGTTCGCGGGCATGCTTGGTGCCTGCAGCAGCAGTAGCAACAATGTTGCACCCACGAGCGTGCGATTGGTCAATGCCACGACGACGGCGGGGGCGACGACTCCCGTGCTCGACCTGAGTCTGAGCGGAACCCCGGCGGTGACCGGGGTCGCCGTTGGGACCGCGAGCGCGTACTCGTCGCAGAATCCCAGCACCTACGCGGCATCGGTGACCGACGAAACCGGCACGCTGAGTTCGGGTACACCTCTCACCGTCAACCTGGGAACCGGGGAAAACTACACCGTCGTCGCCTACACGCTCGGCACGACCGTGGCGATGGGGTATCTGACCGACAACCTCGGCATTCCGTCGTCGGGGCAGTCGACGCTGGCGTTCGCCAATTTCTCGACCGATGCCGGTCCGCTGGATGTCTATGTCCTGCCGCAGAATACGGCGAGCGTTCCGTCCGGGGTGAACCCGGTGTTCGGGAGCGTCACCGGCCAGTCGCTGCCGGTAACGGAGCCGGCGGGGGTCTACACGATCATCGCGACCAAGCCCAACAGTCCGACCGACGTGCGGTTCATCAACGAGTCGGTGAATCTCGTGGGCGGTCAGGCCGAGGTGATGGCATTCACGCCGACCTTGGGCGGTGGCTTGGTGAACGGCATGCTGATCGTCCAGGGCGGCAATCCGACGACGATGGCGATGGCCTATGCCCGCGTGCGGATCGCGGCCGAAGTTCCGACGTCCGGTACGCAAGTTTCGGCGATGGTCGGGACGACTCCGGTGACCGCGTCCAACTCCCCGTACATCGGGCCGTATACGTTGGTTCCGTCCGGTGGCACCGTGACCAGCGTCACGTCGGGGGCAACTAGCGTGACGCCGCCGACGACGACTCTGGCGGAAGGGGGCGACTACACGCTGGTCGTGTACGGATCCACGCTGACGGCAAGCTTGTTTGCCGACGACAACCAGTACCCCGGCAATGGTGTTGCAACCATCCGGGTCGTAAACGCGGCCCCGACGAGCGGGCAGGTCAATCTGTATCTGAACTCTGCCTTCACGGTGTCGGCGACCTATGCGACGGCGGCTGCAGCTTCGGCGTATGTCGGCATCGCGCCGTCGACGTCGGAGCCGATTTCGCTGGTCGGGGCAACCGCGGTCACCTTGCCCAGCACTACCGCAAACTTCGTCGCCGGATCGGTGTACAGCGTCTTCGTGTACGAAACCACCTCCGGAACCGCCGGGTTCCTGGTCGAAGACCGCTGA
- a CDS encoding transcriptional regulator, LysR family protein, with amino-acid sequence MTRRAITVRQLEILDAVAREGSVTAAANALHLTQPAVSMQLRQLEDQLEIALFEPVGRGLQITEPGRELAALGGDLLRRVDEFVNAARDLRGVRRGRVRLGVVGTAIYFAPRLLAQFMKSHPGLDIKLNIYNRENMLEQLQSYNIDLGIMGRPPEGTSLVGTPFAPNPLAIVVSPSHPLSLRRELTPEDLEHEPFIVREPGSGTRIAMDRYFAEAGVQVNAIMETDSNETIKQAVMAGIGIGFLSLHTVRLEQAAGRIVPLNVAGLPLRRQWFVVHTRQRNLTPAAAEFREYLLREADDLMRAAL; translated from the coding sequence ATGACACGGCGAGCGATCACCGTACGGCAACTGGAAATCCTGGATGCGGTGGCGCGAGAAGGCAGCGTCACCGCCGCCGCCAACGCATTGCACCTGACGCAGCCCGCGGTGTCGATGCAACTGCGACAGCTTGAAGACCAGCTTGAAATCGCCCTGTTCGAGCCGGTGGGCCGCGGCCTCCAGATCACCGAGCCGGGCCGGGAACTGGCCGCGCTCGGCGGCGACCTCCTGCGGCGCGTGGACGAATTCGTCAATGCCGCGCGGGATCTGCGCGGCGTCCGGCGTGGCCGGGTCCGCCTCGGCGTAGTCGGCACCGCGATCTACTTCGCCCCCCGGCTGCTGGCCCAGTTCATGAAATCCCACCCCGGTCTGGACATCAAGCTCAACATCTACAACCGGGAGAACATGCTCGAGCAGTTGCAGTCCTACAACATCGACCTCGGCATCATGGGACGGCCACCGGAGGGAACGAGCCTGGTTGGAACGCCGTTCGCCCCCAACCCCCTGGCAATCGTGGTGTCGCCGTCCCACCCGCTGTCGCTGCGACGCGAACTCACCCCCGAGGACCTCGAGCACGAACCGTTCATCGTGCGCGAGCCCGGATCGGGAACCCGCATCGCCATGGATCGGTACTTCGCCGAAGCCGGCGTCCAGGTGAACGCGATCATGGAGACGGACAGCAACGAAACGATCAAGCAGGCCGTCATGGCAGGGATCGGGATCGGTTTCCTGTCGCTGCACACGGTACGGCTGGAACAGGCCGCCGGCCGCATCGTTCCCCTGAACGTCGCCGGCCTGCCGTTGCGACGCCAATGGTTCGTCGTCCATACCCGCCAGCGCAACCTGACCCCGGCCGCGGCGGAGTTCCGCGAATACCTGCTGCGCGAGGCCGACGATCTGATGCGGGCCGCACTGTAA